A genome region from Clostridium sp. JN-9 includes the following:
- a CDS encoding spore maturation protein has protein sequence MDYFIKAIIPILIISIVIYGVLKGVKVYECFVEGAKEGLGICLRIFPYLLAMLVAVGVFRESGALGYFTAFAAPIVKIIGLPSEIVPLVLIKPLSGSGALGVFTDIIKNYGPDTYIGIVASILMGSTETIFYTLTVYYGAVGVKKIRHTLWAALFADMTAIIMAVVLAR, from the coding sequence ATGGATTATTTTATTAAAGCTATTATTCCAATATTGATTATATCTATTGTAATATATGGTGTATTAAAGGGAGTCAAAGTTTATGAATGTTTTGTTGAGGGGGCAAAAGAAGGCTTAGGAATCTGCCTAAGAATTTTTCCTTATTTACTTGCAATGCTGGTTGCTGTTGGTGTGTTTAGGGAATCTGGAGCATTAGGCTATTTTACAGCATTTGCAGCACCAATAGTTAAAATAATTGGACTACCCTCAGAAATAGTGCCATTAGTGCTTATAAAACCTTTATCAGGAAGCGGGGCATTGGGGGTATTTACAGATATTATAAAAAATTATGGACCAGACACATATATAGGCATTGTGGCATCCATTTTAATGGGATCCACAGAAACCATATTTTACACTCTTACAGTATATTACGGAGCAGTTGGTGTAAAAAAAATAAGGCATACTCTGTGGGCAGCCTTATTTGCAGATATGACAGCAATAATTATGGCAGTAGTGTTAGCCAGATGA
- a CDS encoding polysaccharide deacetylase family protein encodes MKLRNIAVIMVCVLTLGIGASYTIAHSTKERSKKDVPLNTAKADEVKKNNEKTADMTKKEVSEEKKDRTFKNESLIYNDKGIPVLMYHSIDYEKNNPLRIPKEQFREQMKYLKDNGYTTLTLNELYSFFENNMPVPDKSVALVFDDGYADNYINAFPIIKEFGFKATVFVITDTVDKSGAYLNSTQLKEMDAYGFDVESHTLDHEELNKQSYAKQLNELKESKLFLEKLLNKQVNYLAYPVGKYNKETIKAAKEAGYKMAFTTNGTWSDKSDGMYTLDRVYISAESPMSEFIRRLTNRNYNK; translated from the coding sequence TTGAAGTTAAGGAATATAGCAGTAATTATGGTGTGTGTTCTAACATTAGGAATAGGTGCTTCTTATACTATTGCACATTCTACTAAAGAAAGATCAAAAAAGGATGTGCCTTTAAATACAGCTAAAGCCGATGAAGTGAAAAAAAATAATGAAAAAACTGCAGACATGACGAAAAAGGAAGTCAGTGAAGAAAAAAAAGACAGGACTTTTAAGAATGAAAGCCTGATTTACAATGACAAAGGTATACCAGTACTTATGTATCACTCAATTGATTATGAAAAGAATAATCCTTTAAGGATTCCAAAGGAACAATTCAGAGAGCAGATGAAGTATTTAAAGGATAATGGTTATACCACTTTGACATTAAATGAATTATATAGTTTTTTTGAAAACAATATGCCAGTACCGGATAAGTCTGTAGCTTTAGTATTTGACGACGGCTATGCTGATAATTACATAAATGCTTTTCCAATAATAAAGGAATTTGGTTTTAAAGCAACAGTTTTTGTAATTACTGATACTGTAGATAAAAGTGGAGCTTACTTAAACAGCACTCAGCTTAAAGAAATGGATGCATATGGATTTGATGTTGAGAGCCACACATTAGATCATGAAGAATTAAATAAACAAAGCTATGCAAAACAGTTAAATGAGCTAAAGGAATCAAAATTATTTCTGGAAAAACTGCTAAATAAACAGGTAAATTATTTAGCATATCCAGTGGGAAAATATAATAAAGAAACCATTAAAGCAGCAAAAGAGGCTGGTTATAAAATGGCATTTACAACAAATGGAACATGGTCTGATAAATCAGATGGCATGTATACTTTAGACAGAGTATATATAAGTGCGGAATCACCTATGTCTGAATTTATAAGAAGATTGACAAATAGGAACTATAATAAGTAG
- a CDS encoding nucleoside recognition domain-containing protein: MINFIWFFILAFGIIFGIITGRGDLISKAIISSSDNTVQLIIKLVGMMCLWCGVMKIAEKSGLTEKLAVILRPIIRFLFKDAGKNEKAVGAIIMNLTANMMGLSNAATPFGIKAIEELSRNNINKDTASDDMALFLVLNAACIQLVPTTVISIRAAMGSKNPGAIIFPAVVATGTAALVGIISCKVLEKYF; encoded by the coding sequence ATGATTAATTTTATATGGTTTTTTATATTAGCCTTTGGAATCATATTTGGTATTATCACAGGAAGAGGAGATTTAATATCAAAAGCTATAATATCTTCCTCAGATAATACTGTTCAGCTTATAATAAAGCTTGTTGGTATGATGTGCCTATGGTGCGGGGTCATGAAAATAGCAGAAAAAAGCGGATTAACAGAAAAGCTTGCAGTAATATTAAGACCAATAATAAGGTTTTTGTTTAAAGATGCCGGGAAAAATGAAAAAGCTGTAGGTGCTATTATTATGAATTTAACTGCAAATATGATGGGGCTGTCAAATGCAGCAACTCCCTTTGGAATAAAGGCTATAGAAGAGCTAAGCAGAAATAATATTAATAAGGATACAGCCAGCGATGATATGGCGCTATTTTTAGTGTTAAATGCAGCATGTATACAATTAGTGCCTACCACAGTAATATCCATAAGGGCAGCCATGGGTTCAAAGAATCCGGGAGCAATAATATTTCCTGCTGTAGTTGCTACGGGAACAGCGGCTCTGGTTGGGATTATATCATGTAAAGTGCTGGAGAAATATTTTTAG
- a CDS encoding polysaccharide deacetylase family protein, protein MRGLIKHRLKKTFIIILILYMVCIVSVRNLSFSFRSDLKNTKDNNQGIPVLMYHSVKDDKNNPLVVQPELFKSQMKYLKDNNYTTLSMSDLYNFMKYNKKVPKKSVVITFDDGYEDNFTNAYPILKDYNFKATIFIITDLCNQGGLYIKFPQMKEMINNGIEIGSHTIDHSKLSKLTYNEQVYNLKQSKKIIDEKLGIDCRYLSYPFGKYNKTTVNASKEAGYDMAFTTSGKWAYKSNGIYTLNRVYIGGFSTMNEFEQRLTNPTYLDLTWFLDK, encoded by the coding sequence ATGAGGGGTTTAATTAAGCATCGATTAAAGAAGACATTCATTATAATATTGATATTATACATGGTTTGCATTGTATCCGTAAGAAATTTAAGTTTCAGTTTCAGAAGTGATTTAAAGAATACTAAAGATAATAATCAGGGTATTCCTGTGTTAATGTACCACTCTGTAAAAGATGATAAAAACAATCCATTAGTTGTACAACCTGAATTGTTCAAATCTCAAATGAAATATTTAAAAGATAATAATTACACTACATTATCTATGAGTGATTTATATAATTTCATGAAATACAATAAAAAAGTGCCTAAGAAGTCTGTTGTCATAACATTTGATGATGGTTATGAAGATAATTTTACAAATGCATATCCAATATTAAAAGATTATAATTTTAAAGCAACAATTTTTATAATAACGGATTTATGTAACCAGGGCGGATTATATATAAAATTTCCACAGATGAAAGAGATGATAAATAACGGAATAGAAATTGGGAGCCATACAATAGATCACAGCAAGCTTAGTAAGCTTACTTATAATGAACAGGTATATAATTTAAAGCAGTCAAAAAAAATAATTGATGAAAAATTAGGTATAGATTGCAGATATTTATCCTATCCCTTTGGAAAGTATAATAAAACCACAGTTAATGCTTCAAAAGAAGCTGGATATGATATGGCATTTACAACAAGTGGTAAATGGGCTTATAAATCTAATGGTATATATACATTAAACAGGGTATATATAGGCGGATTTTCAACAATGAATGAATTTGAGCAAAGGCTGACAAATCCAACATATCTGGACTTAACCTGGTTTCTGGATAAATAA
- the ispF gene encoding 2-C-methyl-D-erythritol 2,4-cyclodiphosphate synthase: MRVGLGYDVHKLVENRKLILGGVHIPYEKGLLGHSDADVLIHAVMDSLLGAAALGDIGMHFPDTDAKYSGISSLVLLKYVKNLLDDSNYNICNIDATIIAQKPKMSPYIPEMRKNISSALDIDIDMVNIKATTEEGLGFTGTCQGISSQSICLIYRK, translated from the coding sequence ATGAGAGTAGGCTTAGGTTATGATGTTCATAAACTTGTAGAAAACAGGAAACTTATTTTAGGAGGAGTTCACATCCCATATGAAAAAGGCCTGCTGGGTCATTCTGATGCAGATGTATTGATTCATGCTGTTATGGATTCACTGCTTGGAGCTGCAGCCTTAGGGGATATAGGTATGCACTTTCCTGATACTGATGCAAAGTATAGTGGTATATCCAGCCTTGTTTTACTTAAATATGTTAAAAATCTTTTAGATGATTCGAATTATAATATTTGTAACATTGATGCCACTATTATAGCTCAAAAACCTAAAATGTCTCCATATATTCCAGAAATGAGAAAAAACATTTCCTCTGCACTGGATATAGATATAGATATGGTAAATATAAAAGCTACAACTGAAGAGGGCTTGGGTTTTACCGGTACCTGCCAGGGTATATCCAGCCAGAGCATATGCTTAATATATAGAAAGTAA
- the argF gene encoding ornithine carbamoyltransferase, which translates to MAFNLRNRSFLTLMDFTPKEINYMLDLAKNLKKAKYTGTEQQKLKGKNIVLLFEKDSTRTRCSFEVGALDQGAHVTYLGPTGSQMGKKESIADTARVLGRMYDGIEYRGFDQSVVEDLAKYSGVPVWNGLTTQDHPTQILADFLTIQEHIDKPLNKIVFAYCGDGRNNMANALMIGASKMGMDFRIVSPKELFPEAALVAKCEEVAKETGAKITITENVAEGVKNADVLYTDVWVSMGEAPEVWESRIKLLKPYQVNEEMIKLTSNPKVIFEHCLPSFHDLNTKVGMEIHEKFGLTAMEVTDEVFEGKHSVVFDEAENRMHTIKAVMVATLGQ; encoded by the coding sequence ATGGCATTTAATTTGAGAAACAGAAGCTTTTTAACATTGATGGATTTTACACCAAAGGAAATTAACTACATGCTTGATTTAGCTAAGAATTTAAAAAAAGCAAAATATACTGGAACAGAACAGCAGAAATTAAAAGGTAAAAACATTGTCTTATTATTTGAAAAAGATTCTACAAGAACAAGATGCTCTTTTGAAGTTGGTGCACTTGATCAGGGGGCTCATGTTACATATCTTGGACCAACAGGCTCACAGATGGGAAAGAAAGAGTCAATAGCTGATACTGCAAGAGTTCTGGGCAGAATGTATGATGGCATTGAGTATAGGGGATTTGACCAGTCAGTTGTTGAAGACCTTGCTAAATATTCTGGAGTACCAGTATGGAATGGCCTTACAACACAGGATCATCCAACGCAAATATTAGCTGACTTTTTAACAATTCAGGAACATATTGATAAGCCATTAAATAAAATAGTATTTGCTTATTGCGGAGATGGAAGAAACAATATGGCTAATGCTCTTATGATTGGTGCATCAAAAATGGGTATGGACTTTAGAATAGTTTCTCCAAAAGAATTATTTCCAGAAGCAGCATTGGTTGCAAAATGCGAAGAAGTTGCAAAGGAAACCGGAGCAAAGATTACAATAACTGAAAATGTTGCTGAAGGTGTAAAAAATGCCGATGTTCTTTATACTGATGTATGGGTATCCATGGGAGAAGCTCCTGAAGTTTGGGAATCAAGGATAAAGTTATTAAAGCCATATCAGGTTAATGAAGAAATGATTAAATTAACATCAAATCCAAAGGTTATATTTGAACACTGTTTACCATCATTTCATGATTTAAACACAAAAGTTGGCATGGAAATACATGAAAAATTCGGTTTAACAGCTATGGAAGTAACTGATGAAGTATTCGAAGGAAAACATTCAGTAGTATTTGATGAAGCTGAAAACAGGATGCATACAATAAAAGCCGTAATGGTTGCTACCCTAGGACAATAA
- a CDS encoding AI-2E family transporter, whose product MEFITDLFKKEAVKEISVFLLIVLFFYSMRKMLNLFLLTFLFTFLIYSLQQFIVKKFLVKNRLNELLVTIILYILLIAMFSYFIYKYVPIIINESAALINQLSASKDNSSIIMFQQYIDKYIGPVDIKGYIKGRFDSLFLMVTNIGKMGINVFLAFILSFFFMLEKQKIKQFLSKFKTSRVSSIYNYIELFCINFSNSFGKVIQAQILIAMINTIISIIILSIMGFPQIMALGFMIFICGLIPVAGVIITSVPLSIIAFNIGGISKVIYVLIMIAMLHGLESYVLNPKLMSNKTELPVFFTFLILIVSEHFMGTWGLLLGIPLVMFILDLLKVNVSN is encoded by the coding sequence ATGGAATTTATTACAGATTTGTTTAAAAAGGAAGCAGTCAAGGAAATATCCGTATTTTTGCTGATTGTCTTATTTTTTTATTCAATGAGAAAAATGTTAAACTTATTCCTTTTAACATTTTTATTTACTTTTCTAATTTATAGTCTGCAGCAATTTATTGTAAAAAAGTTTTTGGTGAAAAACCGCTTAAATGAATTGTTAGTTACCATAATATTATACATATTATTAATAGCAATGTTTTCATACTTTATATACAAATATGTTCCCATTATTATAAATGAAAGTGCTGCACTAATAAATCAATTATCTGCAAGTAAAGATAATTCAAGTATTATTATGTTTCAGCAATACATTGATAAATATATTGGACCTGTGGATATAAAAGGATATATAAAGGGACGGTTTGATTCTTTATTTTTAATGGTTACTAATATTGGTAAAATGGGAATAAACGTATTTCTGGCATTTATATTAAGCTTCTTTTTCATGCTGGAGAAGCAGAAGATAAAACAATTCTTATCTAAATTTAAAACAAGCAGAGTTTCATCAATATATAATTACATAGAACTTTTTTGTATAAATTTCTCAAACTCATTTGGTAAAGTCATACAGGCTCAGATATTAATTGCAATGATCAATACAATAATATCTATTATTATTCTCAGCATTATGGGATTCCCTCAAATAATGGCTTTAGGATTTATGATATTTATCTGTGGATTAATACCTGTAGCAGGGGTTATAATAACATCGGTGCCGCTGTCAATAATAGCATTTAATATAGGCGGTATATCCAAAGTAATCTATGTATTGATTATGATTGCTATGCTTCACGGTCTGGAGAGCTACGTTTTAAATCCAAAACTTATGTCAAATAAAACCGAACTGCCGGTATTTTTTACATTTTTGATACTTATCGTATCAGAACACTTTATGGGCACATGGGGATTATTACTGGGTATTCCTCTGGTAATGTTTATTCTTGATCTGCTTAAAGTTAATGTTAGTAATTGA
- a CDS encoding glutaredoxin family protein, producing MKNVMIYTSDSCVYCKMAKEYFHTNNIEFQEKNIKEPAARKELMSMGMRSVPVIKIDDEVILGFDQEKIENALKA from the coding sequence ATGAAAAATGTTATGATTTATACATCAGATAGCTGTGTATATTGCAAAATGGCAAAGGAATATTTTCACACAAATAATATAGAGTTTCAGGAAAAGAATATAAAAGAACCAGCTGCAAGAAAAGAGTTAATGTCAATGGGAATGAGAAGCGTCCCTGTTATCAAAATTGATGATGAAGTAATATTAGGATTTGATCAGGAAAAAATTGAAAATGCACTTAAAGCTTAA
- a CDS encoding metal-binding protein, whose amino-acid sequence MVIKDVMKYIESEIVVINSTPCEVCGGDYVAEQMEPVIIDDVPYDICSCMCEKCGHFKTFEFSAPFLDNKSFDKIKNSMN is encoded by the coding sequence ATGGTCATTAAAGATGTTATGAAATATATAGAAAGTGAAATAGTTGTAATAAATTCCACACCTTGTGAAGTTTGCGGAGGAGATTATGTTGCTGAACAGATGGAACCCGTTATTATAGATGATGTACCCTATGATATCTGCTCATGTATGTGTGAAAAATGCGGACATTTTAAGACATTTGAATTTTCAGCACCATTTTTAGATAATAAATCTTTTGATAAAATTAAAAATAGTATGAACTAA
- the arcA gene encoding arginine deiminase, protein MDKKYINVYSEIGKLKTILLHRPGAEIENLIPEYLDRLLFDDIPYLKVAREEHDNFANVFRKNGVKVEYLEDLTAEALNNPIIKEKFVNEAILENLSHNNDYDKPLKEYLLSMNSRDMVDKIMAGVRKKDIGINENFDDYPFLMDPMPNLYFTRDPFASIGKGISLNSMRTETRKRETIFGKYIFKYNPGFKDSNIPLWYDRNEKFSMEGGDELVLSKDVIAIGNSERTDYKAAIKTAENIFKYGDSFKVVLLFDIPKIRAFMHLDTVFTMIDYDKFTIHKGIEGQLKVTAITYNHKEREIVLNEETGSLEKILSKYLGRDITLIRCGGGDKIISGREQWNDGSNTLALEPGKVITYERNYVTNEILDKNNIKVISIPSSELSRGRGGPRCMSMPLYREDL, encoded by the coding sequence ATGGATAAAAAATATATAAATGTTTATTCTGAAATAGGAAAACTTAAGACAATACTTTTACACAGACCTGGTGCGGAAATTGAAAATTTAATTCCGGAATATCTGGATAGACTATTATTCGATGATATACCTTATTTAAAGGTTGCCAGGGAGGAACATGACAACTTTGCTAATGTATTCAGAAAAAATGGAGTTAAGGTAGAATATTTAGAGGACCTAACAGCAGAAGCTTTAAATAATCCAATAATTAAAGAGAAGTTTGTGAATGAAGCTATTTTAGAAAACCTTTCTCATAATAATGATTATGATAAGCCATTGAAAGAGTATTTATTGTCAATGAACAGCAGGGATATGGTAGATAAAATAATGGCTGGAGTAAGAAAAAAGGATATAGGAATTAATGAAAATTTTGATGATTATCCATTTCTTATGGATCCAATGCCAAATTTATATTTTACCAGGGATCCATTTGCATCAATTGGCAAGGGAATATCTCTAAATTCTATGAGAACTGAAACTAGAAAAAGGGAAACTATTTTTGGTAAATACATATTTAAATATAATCCAGGTTTCAAGGATTCCAATATACCATTATGGTATGACAGAAATGAAAAGTTTTCTATGGAAGGCGGGGATGAACTGGTATTATCAAAAGATGTAATTGCAATTGGCAATAGCGAGAGAACTGATTATAAGGCAGCTATAAAAACAGCTGAGAATATATTTAAATATGGCGACAGCTTTAAAGTTGTTTTACTGTTTGATATACCTAAAATAAGAGCTTTTATGCATCTGGATACTGTATTTACAATGATTGATTATGATAAGTTTACTATTCATAAGGGAATTGAAGGTCAGCTTAAAGTTACTGCAATAACATATAATCATAAAGAGAGAGAAATTGTTTTAAATGAAGAGACTGGAAGCCTTGAAAAAATACTTTCAAAATATTTAGGGAGAGATATTACTCTGATAAGATGCGGCGGCGGAGATAAAATTATTTCTGGAAGAGAGCAGTGGAATGACGGCTCAAATACGCTGGCATTGGAACCAGGGAAGGTTATCACTTATGAAAGAAACTATGTAACAAATGAAATCTTAGACAAAAATAATATAAAAGTTATTTCTATTCCTTCATCTGAGCTTTCCAGAGGAAGGGGAGGTCCAAGATGTATGAGCATGCCTTTATACAGGGAAGATTTATAA
- the metG gene encoding methionine--tRNA ligase — MTKKPFYITTPIYYPSANLHIGNTYTTVAADAMARFKRLTGYDVMFLTGTDEHGQKIQRIAEEKGVTPKAYVDEIVAGIQDLWKLMNISYDKFIRTTDDYHMKAVQKIFKKLYDQGDIYKGSYEGWYCTPCESFWTETQLVNGNCPDCGRPVEKAKEEAYFFKMSKYADKLIEYIESHPEFIQPETRKNEMINNFLKPGLQDLCISRTSFNWGIPVTFDPKHVIYVWVDALANYITALGYGTDNEELYNKFWPADVHLVGKDILRFHTIYWPIMLMALGLPLPKQIFGHGWLLVDGGKMSKSKGNVVDPVVLIKHFGTDAVRYYLLREIPFGQDGLFNNEIFIKKINSDLANDLGNLLSRTTAMIVKYFGGVIPAPLAKEPLDDELINLALETPIKAEKAMDKLRIPEALDEIWALIGRANKYIDETTPWVLAKDDSKKERLGTVLYNLAESLRFVSVCLSSFLPDTSAKINEQLSVELTSWDSLASFDGTSAGTKVKKGENLFPRIDVDAKIEELNKLKNENSKQAAHEIQPIKPEITIDDFDKIDLRVVKVISCEKVKGSNKLLKLKVDLGGEERQVVSGIAKFYKPEDLVGKQVVLAANLKPVKLRGELSQGMILAAANDDDTKLFAVSIPGELPTGSRIS, encoded by the coding sequence ATGACTAAAAAACCATTTTACATTACTACACCAATTTATTATCCATCTGCCAATCTGCATATAGGCAATACCTATACCACAGTTGCTGCTGATGCAATGGCTAGATTTAAAAGACTTACAGGTTATGACGTTATGTTTCTTACTGGAACTGATGAACATGGGCAGAAAATCCAGAGAATCGCAGAAGAAAAAGGAGTTACTCCAAAGGCTTATGTAGATGAGATTGTTGCTGGCATTCAGGATCTATGGAAGCTCATGAATATAAGTTATGATAAATTCATTAGAACCACAGATGATTATCATATGAAAGCTGTTCAGAAAATATTTAAAAAGCTATATGATCAGGGTGATATTTATAAAGGATCCTATGAGGGCTGGTATTGTACTCCATGCGAATCCTTCTGGACTGAAACTCAGCTGGTAAATGGCAACTGTCCTGACTGCGGCAGACCAGTGGAAAAGGCTAAAGAAGAAGCATATTTTTTCAAAATGTCAAAATATGCAGACAAACTTATTGAATATATTGAAAGCCATCCTGAATTCATTCAGCCTGAAACAAGAAAAAATGAAATGATAAATAACTTTCTAAAACCAGGTCTGCAGGATTTATGTATTTCAAGAACATCTTTTAATTGGGGAATTCCTGTTACTTTTGATCCTAAACATGTTATTTATGTTTGGGTGGATGCTCTGGCAAATTACATAACAGCATTAGGTTATGGAACAGATAATGAAGAACTATACAATAAATTCTGGCCTGCAGATGTTCATCTTGTAGGAAAGGATATATTGAGATTCCACACAATTTACTGGCCAATTATGCTTATGGCATTAGGTCTGCCCCTTCCAAAACAAATATTTGGTCATGGCTGGTTATTAGTTGATGGCGGAAAAATGTCAAAATCAAAGGGAAATGTAGTAGATCCTGTTGTGCTTATAAAACATTTTGGAACAGATGCAGTGAGATATTATCTGCTAAGAGAAATTCCCTTTGGTCAGGATGGATTATTTAATAATGAAATATTTATTAAAAAGATCAATTCAGATCTAGCAAATGATTTAGGCAATCTTTTGTCAAGAACAACTGCTATGATAGTAAAATATTTTGGGGGTGTAATACCTGCTCCTCTGGCAAAAGAGCCTTTAGATGATGAATTAATAAATTTAGCCTTGGAAACTCCAATTAAGGCTGAAAAAGCAATGGATAAACTGAGAATTCCGGAGGCATTGGATGAAATATGGGCTTTGATTGGAAGAGCCAACAAATATATAGATGAAACTACTCCATGGGTATTAGCTAAGGATGATTCTAAAAAAGAAAGATTGGGTACTGTTCTTTACAATCTGGCAGAAAGCCTAAGGTTTGTCTCAGTATGCTTAAGCTCATTTTTACCAGATACCAGTGCTAAAATAAATGAACAGTTGTCTGTAGAATTAACATCATGGGACAGCTTAGCCTCCTTTGATGGAACAAGCGCCGGCACCAAAGTGAAAAAAGGTGAAAATTTATTTCCAAGAATAGATGTTGATGCTAAAATAGAAGAACTTAACAAATTAAAAAATGAAAATTCCAAGCAGGCTGCACATGAAATTCAGCCAATTAAACCTGAAATTACAATAGATGACTTTGATAAAATTGATTTAAGAGTCGTAAAAGTTATTTCCTGCGAAAAAGTGAAAGGTTCCAATAAGCTTTTAAAGCTTAAGGTTGACCTTGGCGGTGAAGAAAGACAGGTTGTATCAGGTATTGCCAAATTCTATAAGCCCGAAGATTTAGTTGGTAAACAAGTAGTATTAGCTGCAAATTTAAAACCAGTTAAATTACGTGGAGAACTTTCACAGGGAATGATTTTAGCTGCAGCTAATGATGATGATACTAAATTGTTTGCAGTATCAATTCCAGGTGAATTGCCAACAGGAAGCAGAATCAGTTAA
- the rluF gene encoding 23S rRNA pseudouridine(2604) synthase RluF, whose product MNTDHTENSIRINKFISDSGLCSRREADKLILHGRISVNNKIAEIGTKVYSTDIVTLDGKQIKAAKKLIYIAFNKPVGITCTTERKVKGNIIDYINHPQRIFPIGRLDKDSQGLILLTNDGNIVNKILRSGNNHEKEYIVTVDKPITSEFINKMSSGVNILNTRTKPCKIVKLSSHTFNITLTQGLNRQIRRMCEFFDYNVNKLKRIRIMNIQLKDLQIGQWRYLTNSEMKEINMLISSSSKTEEASK is encoded by the coding sequence TTGAATACAGATCATACTGAAAATTCCATTAGGATAAATAAGTTCATAAGTGACTCTGGATTATGTTCCAGAAGGGAAGCTGATAAATTAATTCTTCATGGCAGAATATCCGTTAATAATAAAATTGCAGAAATAGGCACAAAAGTTTATTCCACTGATATAGTTACACTTGATGGTAAACAGATAAAGGCTGCTAAAAAACTTATATATATTGCATTTAATAAGCCTGTTGGTATTACCTGTACAACAGAAAGAAAGGTTAAGGGAAACATTATAGATTACATTAATCATCCTCAGAGAATATTTCCCATAGGAAGGCTTGATAAGGACTCCCAAGGATTGATATTACTAACAAACGACGGTAATATAGTAAACAAAATATTAAGATCTGGGAACAATCATGAAAAAGAGTATATCGTAACTGTGGATAAACCAATTACAAGTGAATTTATAAATAAGATGAGTTCCGGTGTAAATATACTTAATACAAGGACTAAACCATGTAAAATAGTAAAGCTGAGCAGCCATACGTTTAATATAACATTAACTCAGGGTCTAAACAGACAGATAAGAAGAATGTGTGAGTTTTTTGATTATAACGTTAATAAATTAAAAAGAATACGAATTATGAATATACAGCTTAAAGATCTGCAGATAGGCCAGTGGCGCTATTTAACAAATAGTGAAATGAAGGAAATAAACATGCTTATTTCCAGTTCCTCAAAAACAGAAGAAGCCTCCAAATGA
- a CDS encoding uracil-DNA glycosylase produces MMHFQELYQTCITCEKCPLHTNRTNVVFGDGNIRAPLMFIGEAPGADEDRTGIPFVGRAGQLLTKGLEALQLTRNEYYICNICKCRPENNRTPLEEEAEACLPYLRNQVALIKPKIIVCLGATAMKYILGKGFRITRDRGKWVERKGFYMIATFHPAALFRDESKKSLFWNDLKIIKEKYSEITKKY; encoded by the coding sequence TTGATGCACTTTCAGGAATTATATCAAACCTGCATCACATGTGAAAAATGTCCCCTCCATACTAATAGAACTAACGTGGTTTTTGGAGATGGAAATATCAGAGCTCCCTTAATGTTTATAGGAGAAGCTCCTGGGGCAGACGAGGATAGAACCGGCATACCTTTTGTAGGCAGGGCTGGTCAGCTTCTTACAAAGGGATTAGAAGCACTGCAGCTTACACGTAATGAGTATTACATTTGTAATATTTGCAAATGCAGACCGGAAAACAACAGAACCCCCCTTGAAGAAGAAGCTGAGGCATGCCTTCCCTATCTCAGGAATCAGGTTGCTCTTATAAAACCAAAGATAATAGTTTGTTTAGGCGCAACTGCAATGAAATATATATTAGGCAAAGGTTTTAGAATAACAAGAGATAGAGGAAAGTGGGTAGAGAGAAAGGGCTTTTACATGATTGCAACTTTTCATCCTGCCGCATTATTTAGAGATGAGAGCAAAAAATCCTTGTTCTGGAATGACCTAAAAATAATAAAGGAAAAATACAGCGAAATTACAAAAAAATATTGA